The following proteins are co-located in the Candidatus Woesearchaeota archaeon genome:
- the idi gene encoding isopentenyl-diphosphate Delta-isomerase, with the protein MEEQIILVDQNDREIGAGEKTSVHKKGLLHRAFSILILNKNGEMLLQQRANIKYHSGGKWSNVCCGHPRPSESIEKAAERRLMEEIGIKCALRELFTFIYKVGLDNGLTEHEFLHVFIGEFNGAPEPNPDEVDNWEWTGVDELQQGMKVHPGKYTYWFKIAFEKYMGNYADYK; encoded by the coding sequence ATGGAAGAGCAAATAATCCTTGTCGACCAAAATGACAGGGAAATCGGCGCCGGGGAAAAAACCAGCGTGCACAAAAAAGGGCTGCTGCACCGCGCCTTCTCTATATTAATTTTGAATAAGAACGGGGAAATGCTTCTTCAGCAGAGGGCAAACATTAAATACCATTCAGGCGGCAAATGGAGCAATGTGTGCTGCGGGCATCCGCGGCCAAGCGAATCCATAGAAAAGGCCGCGGAGAGAAGGCTGATGGAAGAGATAGGCATTAAATGCGCGCTCAGGGAGCTTTTTACATTCATCTACAAGGTTGGGCTTGACAACGGCCTGACCGAGCACGAATTTCTCCATGTTTTCATCGGGGAATTCAATGGCGCCCCTGAGCCCAATCCCGATGAGGTGGATAATTGGGAATGGACCGGAGTTGATGAGCTTCAGCAGGGCATGAAGGTGCATCCTGGAAAATACACTTATTGGTTTAAGATTGCATTTGAAAAATATATGGGCAATTATGCGGATTATAAATAA